aattcattttataggcgatttttggtttttggtgTGCAAATCGCGTgcacggcagcagcagcgtgcgGCGCGGCACCGTGCCGcacggatttatttttgccaaaattcgagttttcgccgcagcgtcgaccgcgacccctcattcgaaagcgaCCGCCGAGCGCTTCAACCTGGCGTGCCCAAACGACCTTCCCCAGGATCCCCCGCCCAGAGTTAGCATATACATCGGAGCTCAAGTGCGAAGCGCTCTACGTAAGTAAAGTTGGCGATATCGCCAgcccattttcaaaatttttaaaagtagtgaTATCgccaaaattcgatttcaacaaaaatacgtTCAGAGGGTTGAAATTAACATCAATACACCACCCCCGAACACACAAGTGGTTCAAAGGGGTTAAAACAAACGTAAAAGCCGTAGAAAacagataaaaagaaaattcaacactcagaagggtttagccaccttgaaacctcctcaggtggactccaaattttatgtagaaCAAGATAGGATGGGTTccgaagtggctaaaccctgcactCTACCCTTGAAAAGGGACGAAAGGGTGAAATACGATGTTTTTTCCgcattaaaactattttgaacacagtctgcagggtttagccacttctGCACCCATCCTATCTTGTTCCTCGGTGAGGaggagtgggctgggtccctgaaatttgcggcctggtgcgcccataacatgtgttattgggacccgggggtttcagcattcgtgctagtgcagtgcgcgcccttcccgctccgagaggccagggataaaaagagaaaaaaaataaatgtgcacTGTTTGCCAGAGATGAAAAGCAGGTACAGCCGATTGTACAAAAAGCTGCCTTGGGTCTGGTTTTCTGATGGGTGGTTTTCCTTGAAAACCCTCCCCTCTGCCTCTATAGCGCGATCCATCAAACGGCAGGGAGTCCATTCAGGCacaaaataacaatataaCATTCTCTGCTCGCGGGGGGCAGGCCATAAAAGAACGTGCATACTTGTGAACAATAACATACAGAGGTTTCCCCTCTTTTACCAACCCCAGGAGAATCCAAAGCAAATCGTTTACCTAAATATggcagaattaattaatttttatgatgctATTCTCTTCGATTCTGGTTGGACTGTAAGCCAATTTCGTCCTCTAGCCCGTGAAACTTCTAAATAGTAAGCAAAATACTGCCCAGCAGTATGATAATTGAATCTATCATTATTGGGGTTtacatgattaaattttacttagaaataaaaaacaaatctgACGGAATCTAGTCCTGTGCGCACGGGCGCCGCAACTGGAAATGAATCGCGGATAATTAGCCGTAGTTTAGCTCTAATAATCGTTAGGTTTCGGCGACGCCTTAAAACAAGGCTCTATTTCCGGATGGGTCGGAGGAATTGTCAGTATCTTTAGTCTCTTTGTGGAAATTATTAGCTTTTGGCCACCGTCCGCACGCGGTAAATGAAAGGACTTGATATATATCATGCTAACGCTACGCAAATTGTACTTACACGAGTGAAACTAAAGTATTGCTCTTGAGAGCGAGAACTGAAACCACTGATGTTCGGCGAAGGAATGACTCCGTGAAGGGAGGAGATCGTCGCACTGCACTGATGACGCTGGCGGGCCGCGGGCATCTCTGGCCGCTGCTTATTGGTCAATCACATTTTCATTGATGCACATTGCCAACGATCGTGAAACCCCGTCGAGTTAAGAGTGTATAGGCAACCTGACAAACCTTCTAGCAACACATCATATCCTGATATGCGCCTACAGATTAGAGGCGCGGCCGCCACGGCATAagcaaatatgatttttttaatgaaaaccaaCGATCCTGTACACACCACTTTGACTTGTTAGAGAGCAGAGCTAGattacttttgctgcaaaccaaaaatttcataattacgGTGCTAATTGGCGTAGAATAAtcgaatttgatttatttgttttattttggatttaggatttttttagttatattCAGAACTAAGCTTAACCCAACAGGAGCAGagacattaattaattacgttaacaacaattgaaatataaaatgtgagcggtttgataaaaaatttgtttctttaaatagcACAGTATTGTTGTCTGTTatcagcttaattttttttaaagttcacctaattttaatcaattaatttaacattgaaTCCGATTTGGATtagtgcaaaacaaaatatttacagattaaaaattgttttaattattcataagtaacaaatatatttttaagcttttaagCCAGTTGCAAATCCTAATTGCAAGCTTCTATTTCTGAATTTGAATTGGAACTTTGGTGCAGCGTAATACTTCCCGCGCCTGACCACGGCTTCTTAAAACGAGAGGCTACCGCGATGAAGCCGATGCATGCGATGGTTTAATCTTGACaggttttcattaaataaccACCGCAAtgccaattttccaaaaaatattgtctacCGATAGAACCGCTTTAGGTAAAACcgatattaattcaaataaccCAAATAACACAAGACATTATCAAAACAAGGGATCTAATTATTTCCACAGAGGCTGTATCttttttcaagattaaattttaaaattaattataaaaactgttcttaaataaatcatagTAAAAGAGCGGCTTTTCTCACCTGGAGGTGGAGGACCCTGTTGAGCGTAACGATCCGCACTCCCATGACGACAAACCCGGCGTCGACGTCGGACACGGCGGGCCTCAAGCTGAAGTGCCTGTCCGAGTAGGGTCCGTCCTCGTCGCACACGCAGAAGCAGAAACTACATTTCTTGAGCAGCAGTAACTGGTACCAACTATTGAGAAGCACGGCCGGCGTAGAGCACTTGGGCACCGAGCCTCTCGTGTCCGAGAACACGAGCCGGTCGTAACGCCGGTGGCGCTGCTCGGACAGACACGCTGCCGGACATGCCCAGCGGCTCGCACTTGACCACTTTGCCCCTGCACAAACGCTGTCTGTAACACAACTCGGCATCGCTGCAGCTGAAGACCTGGATggattatttaattgtatcAGGTTTCACTGATTTacgaattatttgaaataaataattgctttagTAAAGCGATCagaaagttgaattttattttatgttagcattaaatttattttaaataattttatttttcggtgTTCTATGTCATAGGTGGAACagaaattattgctaaaattattatatttaaaaaaagtaaatcacATTAAAGAATAACAAAACAATacctttataaaaataaataaaaaattattaactctcTTTCCTATCTAACAGCGGGGGTCCAGatatgcgataaaattggttcgcactgcgcagatccaagatggcgtctgaatgtgggaaagaaaaagctctctttggattgccgtacaagtgtcaagagtttgtttttacgatcaaaaagacacaattagtgcaattatgtcacaatattgaccaaaactttggttattttcgcgcattttcacgtgaccgttttttcgcgccatactccaccagacgccatatctgcgcgtcgcacgaatctggcccccgctgctatctcatataaaaatgttccaaaatcatgatttttgtCCACCTTAGTGTAGGTGTAATATCCGCAGGTGCTCGTGCAAGCCTGATCAGAGTTGAGGTCGCGCTCGTTCTGCACGTAGCCCTGCAGCAGCTCGGTCAGCTGGACGAAGGTCTCGTTTTCCACGTGTTTCTCAGGGTCACACCGCCACACTTGCCGACCAGAACTCTTCATCGCCGCGATCGTCGCCGCCACCTTTTCAGTCGATCTCTGCTCCGTCGTCTCGCGCAGCAACTCTTCCTCCGCGTGAAAAGTctctggaaaattattattacctaattttcttattttaattcaagaaaatatatataccaTTCGTGAAGTAACGCTGTAAAGTGAGCGAGTACTGCATCATTGCGTATCCTTTGAGCTCGGCAAGAGCGACCAGCGTGTATATGTTGTGAATCACCTGTTGCGGTGACATTCGCAAATTGCACACGATGCTCTCGTAATTCTACAACAAtgcaatggaaaataaaagtaattattgTGTCGAGCAAGTACATGCAGTACGATTCGAATTTGAGAGAGGAAGAACGGGAAAAACttaaacattcaatttttatttttcattgcctGAAAAccacaattcaaattaaaacaaagagaAGGAAGTAAAGTTTGGTTTGGAAGTGGAAAAGAAAGTGGGTTTTcccgaaaatgaaaaaaaataatttttctcagattgttctcgaataaattaactaattttttggtattttgatatttcctacaaaaaattgaaggttCTCTGACAACCAGTTggaattttcagacgaattttgtgagaaaaatgttgctaaatataaaaaactggaaatgaaatcagctttctgaatatcttaatgatattaaaatggtCTAAAAACTACAGAAGTAGAATAAATTAAGCCTCAAGTcgattttctctcaatttcCGGTTCTTGTCGCTGAGGCCACTCCATCAATTGACCTTCTCCGCTACGCTTTTATCTTTTGCAACTTTTCTAAATATGTTGCAGTTGGCTTTTTACTGTTCTTTCACCTGACAggccttaaaaaattcactctGTGTTGCAAGAAGGTTTGTCAGGTTGCCTAATATACACATTTCACTCGCAGGTGTTTCACGATTTTCGGCAATGTGCATGAATGAAACGTGAGTGTCCAATAAGAAGTGGCCAGCGTGTGTGCTGCGCGTCGTCTCTCCCGGATTCATTCTTCCAGCGGACTTCGGTGATTTCAgttctcgctctctctcaaGTGCAACACTATGGCTTCAGCTttgtaagtaaaatttattgcgtaGCGTGTAAGCATGATATATCAAGCCCTTTTATTTACCGCGTGCACACGGTGGCCAAAAGCTAATAATTTTCCCAAAGAGACCAAAGATACTATAACCATTCCTCCGACCCATTATTTTAAGGTGCCACGCCAACCAATCGATTATTGTAGATCTAAAATATAGCTTATAATATCCGCGGCTAATTTCCAGTTGAAGCGCCCTTACCGCGCCCGGCACTCGGACTGGATTCCGtcggatttattttattttaaaataaaatttaatcatacaaaccccaataattataaattcaactATCAAACTGGGCATTACTTCTTTTCTTGCGTACTGTTAAGAAGTTTTACGAGCTAGAGGATTAAATTGGCTCACTGATCAAGCAGAATTGACGAGAATATagcatcataaaaattaagtctGCCATTTATTTGGCTGACTCCACATGGAGTCAGTAAAAATGGGAAACTTCTGTTGGGAAAGGCATTGTACAGTACACAACAAGTATAAACGTCCTTGTGCCTGCAAATGCACCCTCAAAGCATACCCTCCCTCCCGCGAGCAAAGAATGTTATTGTTATTTGCCCCCATGCCCCATGAATGGACTTCCTGTTTATCTGAAGGTTCTCGCTAGGCACGGGATGGGGGGTTTCAAGGGAAACAATATAATCCATCAAACCAGAGACCCAAGGCAGCCGTTTTTAAagagctgctgcttttttccaagAATTGCTTGCAGTGTGCTTGCGTTTCTACCCAATTTCCTTGCTTTCCAAGCTCTCTCTTTTCCTTTCTCTAAAGcgcttttttcgctttttcttCTCGCTCTAGCCGCTTTTTTCCAAAAGTTGCTTGCAGTGCTTgcttttttttccaaattttcaaaattggttgAAAGCAGGGAAGTGCGGGTGCATTACCTGCTATAAAAAACAAGCCATAATAGAGGgaattgcagcagcagctggagACAAAAAAAGAGGGGAAAAATACtcttttccactttttattaTCATACACTTTTGTtggataataaataaatataagtaaaataattaatttattgtttgataaaaaaagcaaaaaatgtaagaTATAAAGCGTGTAAAAAAGGGTGTATTTTCGAGCAAGAAAATTGCCGAAAGCCAAAAAAGCAACTAATAATGACTAAAAaagcgaataaaataaaaaagcagccgcgAAACCCCATAGAAAAGTAAGAAACAGTATGCACCGTATACGCGTCATCCAGCCAGCCACAGAAATCAGCATTTTTGTTCTTGATATTGGGCGTCTCTAAGCAAGGTCACTAACAGGCCAGAGAGGGTGTTACAACAATTTCACTGAGCCTTAAGTATTTTATTGTCAAGTATTAATTCCGATAAAAAACTCATTCAATTAGTTTACTCCGTTCCTACTTGCATATCAGTTATTTCAATAGTGTTCAAGAGTCAATGATTTTGAGGGAAATGAGGGAAAAAACTACACACAACTCAGACATTCCGGAAGCTAGTTCAACCGTCGATTTTCCCCCTCAGTTgttggttgaatttaaataaatttaaaatgtaataaaaccGTTCCCCTTTATTTGTCTAAGTCTCGCCTACGCTAAATTCAACCTCAGTAACTTAAATTACGGCCAACTTCGCGATCGCAAGTCTTTCTTTTCTGTTATAGAGCCATTTAGAACCAATAAACCAAACTCAACCAATTTTCTAAAGTCTTAAATTCTTGTGTGTTAATTCTCTCTTGTCCTACTTGATCTTGATTATTACGTCGAGAGCCACGCGAGGCCACAAGCCGAGAATAAGCAGGATGTGCAGCGGTTATCAATCTAGGTAATTTTCTATGAGCTTTAAGACAGTTAAAGGGTGCTCCTCGTCCTGCGGCCAGAGTTAAAACCTGCGGACGCGAAGGTTGCAACCTAATTCTAGATAAAAGGCACcttcttgaataaataatcagtAAGATATAAGTCCTGACCAAGTTGCTATCATAGGCGATCGGTGCATGTAAGTAGGTCAATTagtgtaaaatataaataaaacttaaataattaaattgttaaaatatgctATGTATACATTTGCTTTACAATTTGGTTGGGAGGTTGTTGTATACCATTTACGGTTTATATGGTTTTTTCCGGATTTTTCCACGATATTGGCCACTGCCACTTGAGGTGTATATCGAATAAAGTGTATCTGTGGCAGCGCCTTTTCCCAGCATATCGCGTTGGCAACCAGCGTCCATTCCCTGGCAATTCCATTCCCAGCATAATTTTTCCCAGCATATGCGCCAATAGGGATTTTACAGGAGAAACAAAAAACGGTGCTGTTCACACATGGCTGTCTAGATGGCGTAAAATTGTCAtattattgaaagaaaacaccgaaatgaacattttgacgtacttttattttgattttattgcgttGGCGCTTAACTACTCGCTCCCAAAGTTCAAGAATATGGGATCAATAGGTTTCCACTTCATGTTAAACGCACataatggcaataaaatttagtttttaatatcCAAAACAGTTCTGGAAGACTCACACTTTTCGACAAATTCACACTTCTCGATAGGATAGTACTCTAAGATTTGTATTCTTCGCATCAGACCGAGAAGTCTAAAATGAACGGAAAAGCGTGAGTCGACTCTAATAATTTTAGTAGGTACAGAGAAATCATCACAGTTAACCTAA
The nucleotide sequence above comes from Cloeon dipterum chromosome X, ieCloDipt1.1, whole genome shotgun sequence. Encoded proteins:
- the LOC135946372 gene encoding uncharacterized protein LOC135946372, translating into MSPQQVIHNIYTLVALAELKGYAMMQYSLTLQRYFTNGNNNFPETFHAEEELLRETTEQRSTEKVAATIAAMKSSGRQVWRCDPEKHVENETFVQLTELLQGYVQNERDLNSDQACTSTCGYYTYTKVFSCSDAELCYRQPCLSEQRHRRYDRLVFSDTRGSVPKCSTPAVLLNSWYQLLLLKKCSFCFCVCDEDGPYSDRHFSLRPAVSDVDAGFVVMGVRIVTLNRVLHLQVRKAALLL